The following coding sequences lie in one Rutidosis leptorrhynchoides isolate AG116_Rl617_1_P2 chromosome 4, CSIRO_AGI_Rlap_v1, whole genome shotgun sequence genomic window:
- the LOC139840173 gene encoding protein MICRORCHIDIA 6-like, which produces MSDANWISSGTNVLDQKQSLDDANFCSTSPICAAPIVRQFWKAGVYNDELTPKSTTQSGSSYLHIHPRFLHSNATSHKWAFGAVAELIDNAVDEIQSGATFVNIDKTINPRNGTAALLIQDDGSGMNPEAMRRCLSFGFSDKSSLSAIGKYGNGFKTSSMRLGADVIVFSRNITNRKMTQSIGLLSYTFLTRECYNRIVVPMVCYEFNFVTESFDAIQSEGSDNSNLNMRMLLQWSPFSTEEELFKQFEDVGYHGTKVIVYNLWLDEDRNMELDFESDPEDIRITRDPIGKMTDSSRQAESEKHLANRLRYSLRAYLSILYLKLPETFAILLRGKNVIYRNVATDLKYTEYIMYKPAEGSVITTIGFIKEAPLVNVHGFNVYHKNRLILPFCPMVSFSRSRGRGVVGILEANFIEPTHDKQDFEKTSIYQKLVHRLKEMTWEYWDYHCGLLGYYIFKKPRPPSAAPGASNFIHQHGTEQPVPFRRNSNAGHTTRKPPMITVINSKAAYESKSLPTPVEPNMSRGFPEGSNLKRKPSGQPAMFDSEARMEVNPNRVSIPPGSVSHDATNAIQENRMLRARLSEFNNLEEQLKLKVTHLNWELNQAQAEYARLLAELQYLEKVKLEATF; this is translated from the exons ATGTCAGATGCGAATTGGATCTCTAGTGGGACCAACGTGTTGGATCAAAAACAGTCACTTGATGATGCAAACTTTTGTTCAACATCACCCATTTGTGCAGCGCCTATAGTTAGGCAATTTTGGAAAGCTGGAGTTTATAATGATGAACTTACTCCTAAATCCACAACTCAAT CTGGTTCAAGTTATCTACATATACACCCAAGATTCCTTCACTCTAATGCTACTTCTCACAAATGGGCTTTTGGTG CTGTAGCAGAACTTATTGACAATGCCGTTGACGAG ATACAAAGTGGGGCTACTTTTGTAAATATAGATAAAACTATAAACCCAAGAAATGGGACTGCGGCATTGTTAATTCAAG ATGATGGAAGCGGGATGAATCCCGAAGCAATGCGCCGCTGCCTGAGTTTTGGATTTTCTGATAAGTCGTCACTATCAGCGATTGGAAAAT ATGGAAATGGCTTTAAGACCAGTTCCATGAGGCTTGGAGCTGATGTCATAGTTTTCAGCCGCAACATTACTAACAG AAAAATGACCCAAAGCATTGGCCTTTTATCATATACATTTTTGACTCGAGAATGCTATAACAGAATAGTAGTTCCCATG GTATGCTATGAGTTCAACTTTGTTACGGAATCTTTTGATGCCATACAGTCAGAAGGTAGCGATAACTCTAATTTGAATATGCGTATGTTGTTGCAATGGTCCCCATTCTCAACAGAAGAGGAACTATTTAAACAA TTTGAAGATGTTGGTTATCATGGCACGAAAGTTATTGTTTACAATCTATGGCTTGATGAGGACAGGAATATGGAGCTTGATTTTGAGTCAGACCCCGAG GATATTCGTATTACTCGGGATCCAATTGGGAAAATGACAGATAGTTCTCGTCAAGCAGAAAGTGAAAAACATCTTGCCAACCGGCTCCGTTATTCTCTCCGT GCATACTTATCCATTTTGTACTTAAAACTACCTGAAACTTTTGCTATTTTATTGCGCGGGAAAAATGTCATCTATCGTAATGTTGCTACAGACTTGAAGTACACAGAATACATCATGTATAAACCCGCCGAG GGTTCAGTGATTACTACGATAGGTTTTATCAAGGAGGCTCCACTTGTTAATGTCCATGGTTTTAACGTCTACCACAAAAATCGGTTAATACTG CCATTTTGTCCCATGGTTAGCTTTTCTAGAAGCAGAGGAAGAGGTGTAGTTG GTATTCTTGAAGCAAATTTTATCGAGCCTACTCATGACAAGCAAGATTTTGAGAAAACTTCTATTTACCAAAAACTAGTTCACCGCTTGAAAGAAATGACATGGGAGTATTG GGATTACCATTGTGGACTGCTCGGGTATTATATATTCAAAAAACCTCGACCCCCGTCGGCCGCCCCGGGTGCTTCTAATTTTATTCATCAGCATGGTACGGAACAACCCGTTCCTTTTAGAAGAAACTCCAATGCCGGTCATACAACGAGAAAACCACCGATGATAACCGTCATAAATAGCAAGGCGGCTTATGAGTCAAAATCCTTACCAACACCAGTAGAGCCAAACATGTCTAGAGGTTTCCCCGAAG GGTCAAACCTGAAGAGAAAACCAAGTGGTCAACCTGCAATGTTCGATTCAGAGGCTCGAATGGAGGTTAATCCTAATAGAGTATCAATTCCG CCTGGTTCGGTTAGTCATGACGCGACAAATGCAATTCAAGAAAACCGAATGCTTCGTGCCCG ATTATCAGAGTTCAATAACTTAGAGGAACAACTAAAACTTAAG GTGACACACCTTAATTGGGAACTAAACCAAGCCCAAGCGGAGTATGCTCGTCTGCTGGCCGAGTTGCAATACCTGGAGAAAGTGAAGTTGGAAGCAACTTTCTGA